A part of ANME-2 cluster archaeon genomic DNA contains:
- the gpmI gene encoding 2,3-bisphosphoglycerate-independent phosphoglycerate mutase: protein MEIPKPLVLLILDGWGINQQIDGNAVLMANTPVMDRLLSNYPNTTMEASGESVGLPEGLMGNSEVGHLNLGSGRVVYQDITRINKSIRDGEFFSNKVFSDAFTRVLEKGSSLHLMGLLSDGGVHSHVDHLFSLLEMAKIAGLDRVYVHAFLDGRDVPPRSALKYIAQTEKRMQELGIGKIATISGRYYSMDRDKRWERVCLAYDALTLGEGERLPSAEMAVQSAYRKGENDEFVKPTIVLPGATASLQDGDTVIFFNFRPDRARELTGALTLDDFEGFERKKVPDIHFVCMTRYDESFDLPIAFPHERLDNTLAEYLSKCKIKQLHIAETEKYAHVTFFFNGGVEEPYEGEDRVLIPSPNVPTYDMKPEMSAYEMTDALLDRIHFGNYDVIIANFANLDMVGHTGMLDAAIRAAEVVDECLGNVVDAIISCGGAAIVTADHGNSEQMVYYDDESPHTAHTTNRVPLIFISKMNDISLKEGIFADIAPTILELLELDVPHQMTGHSLLNRNERIT from the coding sequence ATGGAAATCCCAAAACCGCTTGTTCTGCTTATTCTTGACGGTTGGGGAATCAATCAACAGATCGATGGAAATGCTGTGCTTATGGCAAATACGCCTGTCATGGACAGGCTGCTAAGCAATTATCCCAATACTACTATGGAAGCTTCGGGTGAATCAGTAGGTTTGCCCGAGGGTCTTATGGGGAACAGTGAAGTTGGTCACCTGAACCTGGGTTCAGGCCGGGTGGTCTATCAGGATATTACCCGGATAAACAAGTCTATCAGGGATGGTGAATTCTTTTCAAATAAGGTATTTTCAGATGCCTTTACGCGTGTTCTTGAAAAAGGCTCTTCACTTCACCTCATGGGCCTGCTATCTGATGGAGGCGTACATAGCCATGTGGACCACCTGTTCTCACTTCTGGAAATGGCAAAGATAGCAGGGCTGGACAGAGTTTATGTCCATGCTTTCCTGGATGGAAGGGATGTGCCGCCACGCTCTGCTTTGAAATATATCGCACAAACCGAAAAACGGATGCAAGAGCTTGGTATAGGAAAGATAGCCACCATAAGCGGCCGGTATTACAGCATGGACCGTGATAAGAGATGGGAAAGGGTCTGCCTGGCATATGATGCATTGACACTGGGTGAAGGAGAGAGACTTCCCAGCGCAGAAATGGCAGTGCAGTCTGCTTATAGAAAGGGCGAGAACGATGAGTTCGTTAAACCCACCATTGTCCTACCAGGGGCGACCGCTTCCCTGCAGGATGGCGATACCGTGATCTTCTTCAATTTCAGGCCTGACAGGGCAAGAGAACTGACCGGCGCCCTGACACTCGATGACTTTGAAGGATTTGAACGAAAAAAAGTCCCGGACATTCATTTTGTTTGCATGACCCGGTATGACGAGAGTTTTGACCTGCCTATTGCTTTCCCGCACGAGCGCCTTGATAATACGCTTGCCGAATACCTGAGCAAATGCAAAATAAAACAGCTGCATATTGCTGAGACAGAAAAATATGCACACGTGACTTTTTTCTTCAATGGAGGTGTCGAGGAACCTTATGAAGGAGAGGACCGGGTCCTTATCCCTTCACCAAACGTTCCCACCTATGACATGAAACCTGAGATGAGTGCTTACGAGATGACCGATGCGCTCCTGGACAGGATACATTTCGGAAACTACGATGTCATTATTGCAAATTTTGCCAATCTGGATATGGTTGGACATACCGGTATGCTGGATGCTGCCATCCGTGCAGCAGAAGTAGTAGATGAATGCCTGGGCAATGTAGTGGATGCAATAATATCCTGTGGAGGTGCAGCAATTGTTACGGCAGACCACGGTAATAGTGAACAGATGGTGTACTATGATGATGAAAGCCCCCATACGGCTCATACAACCAATCGCGTCCCGTTGATTTTCATCTCCAAAATGAATGACATAAGTCTCAAGGAAGGGATATTTGCTGATATTGCCCCGACAATACTTGAACTGCTGGAGCTTGATGTACCGCACCAGATGACCGGGCATTCCCTGTTGAATCGAAATGAAAGGATTACCTGA
- a CDS encoding methyltransferase domain-containing protein — translation MKPGETVLLKGNGKRYIVSVQEKDLHTDVGIFKLGQLLDIEYMDVIISHLGFEMQVYRLRAADLFNSLKRTGAPISPKDIGMIIGHTGLNKEDTVLDAGTGSGILAIFMGLIARRVVTYEIREDFAEVARSNIALAGLTNVEFRSGDLVKEIRSLDETFDMVTLDMQAADKVVPYVLGILKPGGYLVVFSPFLEQAKEVRMAISIEKFEEVVTLECTQREISFSERGTRPSTISIGHTGYLTFARAI, via the coding sequence ATGAAACCGGGTGAAACTGTGCTGTTAAAGGGCAATGGGAAAAGGTATATTGTCAGTGTACAGGAAAAAGACCTGCATACTGATGTAGGGATCTTCAAACTGGGTCAGCTGCTGGATATAGAATATATGGATGTTATCATATCCCATCTGGGATTTGAAATGCAGGTATATCGCTTAAGAGCAGCAGACCTTTTCAATTCCCTGAAAAGGACCGGAGCACCCATAAGTCCTAAGGATATCGGGATGATAATTGGCCATACAGGTCTCAATAAGGAGGACACCGTGCTTGATGCCGGTACCGGTTCAGGTATCCTTGCTATTTTTATGGGGCTTATTGCCAGGAGGGTAGTGACCTATGAAATAAGGGAGGATTTTGCAGAAGTAGCACGATCAAACATTGCACTTGCCGGCCTGACGAATGTGGAATTCAGGTCAGGAGACCTGGTAAAAGAGATTCGTTCCCTGGATGAGACATTTGATATGGTAACACTGGATATGCAGGCAGCAGATAAGGTTGTGCCGTATGTCCTTGGAATCCTGAAACCGGGTGGATATCTTGTGGTTTTCTCACCGTTCCTGGAACAGGCAAAAGAAGTGCGCATGGCCATAAGTATCGAAAAATTTGAAGAAGTGGTCACTCTTGAGTGTACCCAAAGAGAGATATCGTTCAGTGAGAGAGGAACCCGGCCATCTACTATCAGTATAGGACATACTGGTTATCTCACATTTGCCAGGGCAATTTGA
- the tmk gene encoding dTMP kinase, which yields MTGKLITLEGIDGSGKSTITKSLKLFFKGKPDVLFTREPTLEWTGEAVNRAIREETDHLAELFLFLADHANHLSKIIRPGIADNKIVISDRYSDSRYAYQGATLQGIIEHPLEWVMELHKGWTVVPDLTILFDVSPEIAVTRVGTRDYQTKFEKISFLEQVRSNYLKLVDMQPERFIVIDAQQEFSNVERAVFSAMKDTLRNEL from the coding sequence ATGACGGGAAAACTGATAACGCTTGAAGGTATTGATGGTTCGGGAAAATCCACGATTACGAAAAGTTTGAAACTCTTTTTCAAAGGAAAACCTGATGTACTATTTACCAGGGAACCTACGTTGGAATGGACGGGCGAGGCAGTGAACAGGGCCATAAGGGAAGAAACCGACCACCTGGCAGAGTTATTCCTGTTTCTTGCAGACCATGCAAACCACCTGAGCAAAATAATTAGACCCGGCATTGCGGATAATAAGATCGTGATTTCTGACAGGTATTCTGACAGCAGATATGCATACCAGGGTGCTACCTTACAGGGAATCATCGAACATCCACTTGAATGGGTAATGGAACTCCATAAGGGCTGGACCGTGGTCCCGGACCTTACCATCCTGTTTGATGTCAGCCCGGAAATTGCAGTTACAAGGGTGGGGACCCGTGACTATCAGACCAAGTTCGAGAAAATAAGTTTTTTGGAACAGGTGCGCTCAAATTATCTTAAACTGGTGGATATGCAGCCAGAGCGTTTCATTGTTATAGATGCACAACAGGAGTTCAGCAACGTAGAACGCGCAGTGTTTTCAGCAATGAAAGATACATTGCGCAATGAATTATAG
- a CDS encoding replication factor C large subunit, translating into MSAESLEWSEKYRPKNLSEVVGHPGIVKELLKWGDDWEKGIPEYRALILYGKPGIGKTSAALAMASQKGWDVIELNASDQRTAKIIQKVAGSASMMGTFDGTSGRRLVILDEADNLHGNYDRGGARAIINVVKNTKQPIILIANEFYDMDSALRLACKPVQFRAMNSTTIVSVLKAICRKEEVMVGMGVIEQISDNAGGDLRSAINDLQAIAIGKNELGVDDIVTAPRDARETVFRAMDKIFKASDMRSAQEAAWQVDESPEDLINWIDENIPVAYRDERDIYAGFNQLSRADLFLGRVRRRQNYRLWRYASLFMTGGVAAVKTKTYSGYNKYQPPQFWKKLGQTRAKRNIRDSLAGKIGGLCHLSKRYARSDLIWFFRHVMNSEEHAVHAAAELDLNPDEIAFLLDTKATTKKVKTIYESARQLIDAQVKHDIEVFGGFTHTAVVDEQQSELDFSGTDNDGDVDVDVDGPAVDKSAGKENTKNQSSLFDF; encoded by the coding sequence ATGAGTGCAGAATCACTGGAATGGTCAGAAAAATACCGGCCCAAAAACCTTAGTGAAGTCGTAGGTCATCCTGGTATTGTAAAAGAACTGCTCAAATGGGGAGATGACTGGGAAAAGGGTATCCCTGAATACAGGGCTCTCATACTGTATGGTAAACCTGGCATTGGCAAGACCTCGGCAGCCCTGGCAATGGCATCCCAGAAGGGATGGGATGTAATTGAACTGAATGCCAGTGACCAGCGTACGGCAAAGATAATCCAGAAAGTTGCAGGTTCTGCCAGTATGATGGGGACCTTTGACGGGACTTCAGGACGCCGCCTTGTTATTCTCGATGAAGCCGATAACCTGCACGGTAACTATGACCGGGGCGGTGCCAGGGCCATCATTAATGTTGTCAAGAACACAAAACAACCCATCATTCTGATAGCCAACGAGTTCTATGACATGGATTCTGCTCTGCGTCTGGCATGTAAACCGGTACAGTTCAGGGCAATGAACAGTACTACCATAGTGAGCGTGCTCAAAGCCATCTGTCGGAAAGAAGAGGTAATGGTCGGCATGGGTGTAATAGAGCAGATCAGCGACAATGCGGGCGGTGACCTTCGAAGCGCTATCAATGACCTGCAGGCCATTGCCATAGGAAAAAATGAACTGGGGGTGGATGATATCGTCACTGCTCCCAGGGATGCCAGGGAGACCGTTTTCAGGGCAATGGATAAGATATTCAAGGCTTCTGATATGAGGTCTGCCCAGGAAGCTGCATGGCAGGTGGATGAGAGCCCTGAGGACCTTATCAACTGGATTGACGAGAATATACCCGTGGCATACAGGGACGAAAGGGATATCTATGCCGGGTTTAACCAGTTGTCGCGGGCAGACCTGTTCCTGGGCCGGGTCAGACGCAGGCAGAATTACCGGCTGTGGCGGTATGCCAGCCTGTTCATGACCGGGGGCGTGGCTGCAGTCAAGACAAAAACCTATTCGGGTTATAATAAATACCAACCCCCGCAATTCTGGAAAAAACTGGGGCAGACGAGGGCAAAACGGAATATCAGGGATTCCCTGGCCGGCAAGATAGGCGGACTATGTCATCTATCAAAGAGATACGCCCGCTCAGACCTTATCTGGTTCTTCAGGCACGTGATGAACAGTGAAGAGCATGCAGTCCATGCAGCAGCCGAGCTTGACCTTAACCCGGATGAGATTGCGTTCTTGCTGGATACGAAGGCTACAACCAAGAAAGTCAAGACCATATACGAATCTGCCCGGCAATTGATAGATGCCCAGGTAAAGCACGATATTGAGGTGTTCGGCGGGTTCACCCATACAGCTGTGGTAGATGAACAGCAGTCTGAACTTGACTTTTCTGGGACAGACAACGATGGCGATGTTGATGTTGATGTTGATGGTCCGGCCGTAGATAAAAGTGCAGGCAAGGAAAACACGAAAAACCAGAGTTCCTTATTCGATTTTTGA
- a CDS encoding bifunctional N(6)-L-threonylcarbamoyladenine synthase/serine/threonine protein kinase, which produces MVLGIEGTAWNLSAAIVDENDVIVESTATYKPPIGGIHPREASQHHADHLGSVITKVLSDANEKGLTPSDINAIAFSQGPGLGPCLRTVATAARALSLSLDVPLIGVNHCIAHIEVGRWKTDAQDPMVLYVSGANSQVLAYRRERYRVFGETLDIGIGNAFDKFARGAGLQHPGGPKIEELAKEATSYVPLPYIVKGMDFSFTGLSTAASNALQTSRLEDVCFSLQENAFAMLVEVTERAVAHTGKDEVLLGGGVGANLRLQEMLAIMCRERGIRFSVPERRFMGDNGSMIAYLGLLMYRQNTFTSIEQSYAMPNYRPDDTPVTWWQG; this is translated from the coding sequence ATTGTACTTGGAATCGAAGGTACGGCCTGGAACCTGAGTGCCGCCATTGTGGACGAGAATGACGTAATAGTCGAATCCACAGCTACCTATAAACCCCCCATCGGCGGCATCCATCCCAGAGAGGCTTCCCAGCACCATGCAGACCATCTGGGTTCAGTTATTACAAAGGTTCTATCAGATGCAAATGAAAAAGGGCTCACTCCCTCTGATATAAATGCCATAGCCTTCTCCCAGGGACCGGGCCTGGGTCCATGTCTGCGTACCGTAGCTACTGCTGCAAGGGCATTGTCCCTATCGCTTGATGTCCCGCTCATAGGTGTGAACCATTGCATAGCCCACATCGAAGTCGGACGCTGGAAAACCGATGCTCAGGACCCGATGGTATTGTATGTAAGCGGGGCGAATTCTCAGGTACTGGCATACAGGAGAGAGCGATACCGGGTTTTTGGAGAGACTCTGGATATCGGCATAGGAAACGCCTTTGATAAATTTGCCCGGGGTGCGGGACTTCAACACCCGGGTGGGCCCAAGATAGAAGAACTGGCCAAAGAAGCTACTTCGTATGTACCCCTGCCGTACATTGTCAAAGGTATGGACTTTTCCTTTACCGGCCTGTCCACGGCAGCATCCAACGCCCTGCAGACATCCCGGTTGGAAGATGTTTGTTTTTCCCTGCAGGAGAACGCTTTCGCTATGCTGGTTGAGGTGACCGAGAGGGCCGTTGCACACACGGGCAAGGACGAGGTACTGCTGGGCGGCGGTGTGGGTGCCAATCTCCGTTTGCAGGAGATGCTTGCTATCATGTGCCGCGAGCGTGGTATACGGTTCTCTGTGCCTGAGCGCAGGTTCATGGGAGACAACGGCAGTATGATCGCTTACCTGGGCCTGCTCATGTACCGGCAAAATACCTTTACCTCCATTGAGCAATCCTATGCCATGCCGAATTACAGGCCTGACGATACGCCTGTAACCTGGTGGCAAGGTTGA
- a CDS encoding roadblock/LC7 domain-containing protein produces MDLMFQQVQKDLSNLKGVKKSLVASQDGYILSKPAESRLELFAITSAAMLRTADAASAKVGKNYSKHVVIDYPDERLIAVRAGPKAIVAVLAGTNTGLDPIMTELDKAAEKVRGII; encoded by the coding sequence ATGGACTTAATGTTCCAGCAGGTACAAAAAGACCTATCAAATCTGAAGGGAGTAAAGAAATCACTGGTTGCCAGCCAGGATGGTTATATCCTTAGCAAACCGGCTGAATCCAGGCTGGAATTATTTGCAATCACATCGGCAGCCATGTTAAGGACTGCAGATGCAGCCTCTGCAAAAGTAGGCAAGAATTATTCAAAACATGTGGTCATCGACTATCCGGATGAGAGGCTCATAGCTGTTCGGGCAGGTCCTAAAGCCATTGTTGCTGTACTCGCAGGAACAAACACAGGACTTGACCCTATCATGACAGAACTGGACAAGGCCGCTGAGAAAGTCCGCGGGATAATTTAA
- a CDS encoding YIP1 family protein codes for MNLLNKITGILIKPEETIKEISDRPYVEESFLIVGIIAILSAISVYFMPIIYDFSELPPEAMKIVTVMTTVVPIISALFGVIIMWLIGAGVIHFISVALGGEGKFTQMLVVYGYSKTPLIINAVIGIIVFSFIEPITISMTAARAGNPMGELLSNPYYMVGLFFGYIMQLWAIGLLFLGVKYVHNLSTNKALIAIALPLLFFVFGIASTLFSSILFG; via the coding sequence ATGAACTTGTTGAATAAAATAACTGGAATATTAATAAAACCAGAAGAAACGATAAAAGAAATATCCGATAGACCATATGTTGAAGAATCATTCCTGATAGTGGGAATAATTGCAATCCTGAGTGCAATTTCAGTATACTTTATGCCCATTATCTATGATTTTAGTGAGCTACCTCCCGAAGCTATGAAAATTGTGACCGTAATGACCACTGTAGTGCCAATCATATCTGCATTATTCGGTGTCATTATTATGTGGTTAATAGGAGCGGGGGTAATTCATTTTATCTCGGTTGCATTGGGAGGAGAAGGCAAATTCACCCAGATGCTAGTGGTTTACGGCTACAGTAAAACGCCTCTCATCATTAATGCAGTTATTGGAATAATAGTGTTCTCATTTATTGAACCCATTACTATTAGTATGACTGCTGCAAGGGCAGGCAATCCTATGGGCGAACTGTTATCCAATCCCTATTATATGGTTGGATTATTTTTTGGCTATATAATGCAGTTGTGGGCAATTGGCCTGCTGTTTCTGGGAGTAAAATATGTACATAATTTGAGCACAAATAAAGCTTTGATCGCAATAGCCCTACCGCTATTATTCTTTGTGTTCGGGATAGCAAGCACTTTGTTTTCCAGTATATTATTTGGTTAA
- a CDS encoding ABC transporter permease gives MKFYDALEFVFLSFRGEKFKTVMSSLGIIIGVAAIVVMLSVGEGLITGVSEVFGDMDLNLVQVMPGGFDQHDGGSGRTMKNAVLDDRDVSLLEGVIGVESVSPRRSTGALIEFRNEERNVGVVAITPSKESNIVDTIEAGRFFSDSDRNSVVLGYDIANNMFDMKVNPGSHITLTNSLTNTSIDFKVVGVLEDVEQMSLLGGSSNSQIFISHPSMKSLLNIQEYSFSSINVWVEDPDMIAETIERMDKSLQRTHRNEKYTIFDQSGFLESITGVLTQIKYALGGIGAVALAVGGIGIINVMMLTVTERIKEIGIMKAVGANKGDIRTLFLIESGILGLVSGLIGVSLGGGLAYLISALGDFPSTVTMTSILIGLGFGVITSVVAGVYPASRAARLDPVEALRAE, from the coding sequence ATGAAATTCTACGACGCTCTGGAATTTGTATTCCTGAGCTTTAGAGGTGAGAAGTTCAAGACCGTAATGTCGAGTCTTGGCATTATTATTGGAGTGGCAGCTATCGTGGTCATGCTCTCTGTGGGGGAGGGATTGATAACCGGTGTATCCGAGGTCTTTGGTGATATGGATCTGAATCTGGTGCAGGTCATGCCCGGAGGTTTTGACCAACACGACGGTGGTTCTGGCAGAACTATGAAGAATGCGGTGTTGGACGACAGGGATGTTTCTTTACTGGAAGGTGTTATCGGTGTTGAGAGTGTCTCACCGCGCCGTTCTACCGGGGCCCTGATTGAGTTTCGAAATGAAGAGCGCAATGTGGGGGTCGTTGCCATTACACCATCAAAAGAATCAAATATAGTTGATACGATAGAGGCAGGAAGGTTCTTCAGTGATTCGGACCGTAACAGCGTGGTGCTGGGGTATGATATTGCCAATAATATGTTTGATATGAAGGTAAATCCAGGGTCCCACATTACACTTACGAACAGCCTGACCAATACCAGTATTGATTTTAAGGTTGTGGGGGTCCTTGAGGATGTTGAACAGATGTCTTTGCTTGGAGGCAGTAGTAATTCACAGATATTCATATCCCATCCGAGCATGAAGAGTTTACTTAACATTCAGGAGTATTCATTTTCGTCCATCAATGTCTGGGTGGAAGACCCTGATATGATTGCTGAGACTATTGAACGGATGGATAAAAGTCTCCAGAGGACCCACAGGAATGAAAAATATACTATCTTTGACCAGAGCGGTTTTCTGGAAAGTATAACGGGTGTGCTCACCCAGATAAAATATGCACTTGGAGGCATAGGCGCTGTTGCCCTTGCAGTGGGAGGCATAGGTATTATTAATGTGATGATGCTTACTGTTACTGAACGTATAAAGGAGATTGGCATTATGAAAGCAGTGGGTGCCAATAAAGGTGATATCAGGACACTGTTCCTGATAGAATCCGGTATCCTTGGGCTTGTCAGCGGCCTTATCGGGGTTTCCCTCGGCGGCGGGCTGGCATACCTGATATCGGCATTGGGGGATTTCCCAAGTACGGTGACCATGACGTCCATTTTAATTGGGCTGGGCTTTGGAGTAATAACGTCTGTGGTGGCAGGTGTGTATCCTGCTTCGAGGGCGGCACGGCTGGACCCGGTGGAGGCGTTAAGGGCTGAATAA
- a CDS encoding ABC transporter ATP-binding protein, whose amino-acid sequence MAVPLEDVLFTQEVEKTYHLGKLAVPVLKGINISIKHGEFVAIMGPSGSGKTTLMNLIGLLDRPSRGKFFLDGVDTSTLSDMELARIRGKKIGFVFQTFNLIARFDALKNVELPMIYQEIPKAKRKARAVELLEQLKLEDRMHHKPPELSGGQRQRIAIARALVNRPEILLADEPTGNLDSRTGEEIMNIFKKLNANGITIIMVTHEQEIADMCHRIIRIRDGLIV is encoded by the coding sequence ATGGCTGTTCCTCTGGAAGATGTATTATTCACACAGGAGGTCGAAAAGACCTATCACCTGGGAAAACTTGCAGTTCCTGTACTAAAAGGTATAAATATTTCCATAAAACACGGCGAGTTCGTGGCTATCATGGGCCCGTCCGGCAGTGGCAAGACCACACTTATGAACCTGATAGGCCTGCTTGACAGACCCAGCCGGGGTAAGTTTTTTCTTGACGGCGTGGATACATCCACCTTATCAGACATGGAACTTGCCAGGATACGAGGCAAGAAGATAGGCTTCGTGTTCCAGACATTTAACCTTATAGCCAGGTTCGACGCCCTGAAAAATGTGGAACTGCCCATGATATACCAGGAGATACCAAAAGCAAAGCGAAAAGCCAGGGCTGTAGAGCTGCTGGAACAACTGAAACTTGAAGACCGCATGCATCACAAACCTCCTGAACTTTCAGGTGGTCAGAGGCAGAGGATTGCTATTGCCAGGGCACTGGTGAACCGTCCGGAAATACTTCTGGCAGATGAACCAACCGGTAATCTTGATTCCAGGACTGGGGAAGAAATTATGAACATTTTCAAAAAACTTAATGCAAATGGTATTACAATAATAATGGTCACTCATGAACAGGAAATTGCTGATATGTGTCATAGAATAATCAGGATAAGGGATGGATTGATAGTATGA